The DNA region AGCCATGAGATTTGCTGTATATTGGGGCAGAGATGCAGGATCGTGGTTAGAGTTGAGAACTTCTACCACGGTCAATGGCGACCTGTGGTCGAGGGGGACTACAGATGTTAAAAGTGGATGTTCTGTTGCTGGCACTGCTTACTGTCCAAGCAATCGAGATATAACTGGAGCAGGAAGTTACACAGAAGAAAAGATAGATTCACCATATCTGTCCATGCCACAGATAGACGAGAGTTATTATAATAGCTTGATCAGTACCTATAATTCATACATCAATACTTATGGAACTAACAGCAATCGCAATCAATCTACAGATTTAACATTGGCAGGTGATATTATTGGTTGTAAGAATTTTACTACAAATGGCAATATTACTATAGCAGGCTATGGTTATATAGTAGCGGACCGGAATATTAATTTACATTCTACTAATGGCGCATCAGGAACACTCACAATAACGCCTTCGGGTGGAAATATCTATTTTCTTGCAGCAAGGAATGTTACTGTTAATTCTACAAAGGCTGACACCAATGTAACAATAAGTAGTGGAGATGGCAGCCTCACTTATCTTTATTCAAGGGCTCAGACTAACAATAACCAGTTAGCGAGAGTTCGTAAACACGCTGCCACAACCACGGATATCGATTCAGCTTTTATTATTGGAAGAAGGAGGATTATTGTACAAAACGGGGCTCAGGTTACAAATTCTACTTTATATGTAAGTGATCTTTCTAATGATAATAATTATTTACAGATTACCAATAGTGGAACATTGGTTTCTGGCAGTGTAATCAGTGTTTCAAGCAGGGACCCTGGCTTGATTATAAATAATGGCGCATCAGCTACAGGCCTTGTCTATCAATGGGGGGCAAACTCTGGGTATACACGACTGAATAATGCCACGATTACAGGATCAGTAGTTGCCAGTCAATATACAAATGACCGCATTGTAAATTCTACAATAACCTATAGCACAACAAGTCTTCCTTCGGTTCCACCAGAAGGCTTTGATGGACATATCTCAGTTGAGCCTGATTCATGGGAAGGCTTGTAATTTAGATGGCAAGAATCGTTGTAGTTATGGTATAATTACAAAGATATGAAAGATCTTTTAGCACAACTTAAAAAAGAGAGCGAATCCATACTTTCAGACATAGGGCTAAAGGCAAAGTCTGGAAGTATCATTGGCCTGGATTTAGGCACAAGCTCTTTCAGGGCTGCGAGAATTAGGCAGGGCGTAAAAGAGATACCGCTTAAAGACACCTTAATAAAAGAAAAGTCCTCACTTAAGGATTTGGTTGCGCAGCTTAATATAGGTGATGATGAGAGGGTAGCTATAAATTTTAGCGGAGAGGCATTGACAATAAAACGAGTAAGAATACATTCTATGCCTGTCGAGGAAATAAAAGAGGCGCTAAAGTGGGAACTGAAAGAGCAGATCCAGGCAGATATTGATAACTCAGAGATAAAATTTAGTATCATAGGAGAAAAAGAGGCACAGGATGGCTCTAAGAAGATAGATGTAATTGCATTAGTATATAATGAAAAGGATGCTGAAAGAAAGGTTAAAGAATTAAAGGGCCTTGGCCTGAATGTACAGAGTATTATCCCTACTGAATTCGCGCTTGCCAGTTATATAAATTCTCAAAATTTAATATCTCCAGACGAAACTGCTGCTATCGTAGATATAGGAAGCGCTACTACAAGAATATCTATAGTTGAAAACAAAAAACTTTTTTTTACAAGAGACGTGGCAATAGGCGGCGATACCATTACTGATGCAATGACAGGCACGCTTCTTTCAGACAAAGGTAAGATAGAGCTTTCAAAAGAAGAGGCAGAGAAGATAAAGCGCGAGCAGGGCGTCTCAGATGATATGAGGATCTTGTCAATGATGAGGCCGGTTCTAGAGAGATTCGTTACTCAGATAAAGAGGTCTTTTGAATATTGCGAGCACCAGTTTGGATGCGCGACTGTCAAAAAGATCATACTTGCAGGAGGCGGCGCAAAGTTAAAAGGCCTTAAGGAATATCTATCCAAGGAAATGGGCATTGAGGTAACAGATGCGCTTCCTGAGATCGCAGAAGCAGTTGGCCTGGCTATAGTCAGCAGCAATGAATTAAACATGCTTCCAGCGAAATTCAAGGAAGAAAAAGGCAGTGCCTTAAAAAATATTTCTTTAAGGATGATCTCTATAGTGGCTGGATTTATATTTTTATTATCGTATGGATTTTTGTCAGTCAAGGCAGTTAATCTAACCAAAGAACTCCAGATATATAAAGCCCATTTAGAGACAGTCGAGGACATAAGAGTAATCAGGGATAAGATGATCGTTCTCGGCGGAGCAGTAAATACTATTTCCTCTAGCAGCATAAAAACAGGCAAGATAATGAAAGAATTAAGCAATATCGTGCTCTCTTCTATGGTGCTAGGCAATGTGGTTATAAGGGACAAAGAGCCAAATATAGAGTTATCAGGTGTTGTTGTAAAAGGAGAAGAGTTGAGCGAGTTTATGTCCAGTCTTGAGAAGTCTAGTATGTTTGAAAAGGTAAAATTGATATTCAGCGAGAGAAATCAGGATTATTCTAAAGGCGCATTGGATTTTGAGATCACAGCTAATCTGACGAGGCAGTAATGAATGTAAAGCTTAACTTGAAAGATAAAAAAAGTTTAATGCACGCAGGTATTTTTATAGCTATCTTGCTAATAGTGTTTCAGTTTATATATTTTCCAAAACATAGACAGGTAAAGAAACTCGAGGCAG from Candidatus Gorgyraea atricola includes:
- the pilM gene encoding pilus assembly protein PilM, whose amino-acid sequence is MKDLLAQLKKESESILSDIGLKAKSGSIIGLDLGTSSFRAARIRQGVKEIPLKDTLIKEKSSLKDLVAQLNIGDDERVAINFSGEALTIKRVRIHSMPVEEIKEALKWELKEQIQADIDNSEIKFSIIGEKEAQDGSKKIDVIALVYNEKDAERKVKELKGLGLNVQSIIPTEFALASYINSQNLISPDETAAIVDIGSATTRISIVENKKLFFTRDVAIGGDTITDAMTGTLLSDKGKIELSKEEAEKIKREQGVSDDMRILSMMRPVLERFVTQIKRSFEYCEHQFGCATVKKIILAGGGAKLKGLKEYLSKEMGIEVTDALPEIAEAVGLAIVSSNELNMLPAKFKEEKGSALKNISLRMISIVAGFIFLLSYGFLSVKAVNLTKELQIYKAHLETVEDIRVIRDKMIVLGGAVNTISSSSIKTGKIMKELSNIVLSSMVLGNVVIRDKEPNIELSGVVVKGEELSEFMSSLEKSSMFEKVKLIFSERNQDYSKGALDFEITANLTRQ